TCACTCCCTTGCAACTCTTGGATTCGTTTTGAGTTTTAGAGTTGTTCATAGCTTCATCActtttttcccattttctttACTAAATGTGTCTCATATAGATCTATAACATATAAAATGTCTaaatacctttttcttttgtaacaACTATACAGTAATGTCTGTCAAACAAACCAGCAGAGAAACTTACATTTTAGAAGTAGAACAGGGGCAAAACAATTTCACAGGAAAGGACAACAAGCTCAACTTTAAAAACTAAGAACCCAAAGGATCACCACCAGCTATTTGTTCTGGAAAAGTTTTGTTcataacaaaaactaattgaaCCAAATGggttcttaaactttttatctCAGTCTACTTAAAGTTTGTAGATTTTCAAGCACAAGATGATCATTACATTAACAAGCTAATAAAAAACTACAGTTAAGAActgaaaaccaaaagaaaagccAGAAAACTTAGAAATACAAACAGTTATCTAAGGGGAAACAAAGAAATTTGCATTTAAGGGGAGAGGAAAAGGAATGGACCTCCATTTGATGGTTTGTAAAGTGATGGAATCGGATTGAGCTGCAACTTTTTGAGCAAGTTCTTCGCATTCCTCGCagtaaaagagaaagatgTGCTTCTTCGGCGGCTTTGCCATTGATTCCCACAACTTCAACTTCCACCACAAAGCTGCTTTCACTCAAAgcagaaagagagagagaaagaggaaacCAAAGAGAGTGTTAGTGGAGAAATAGATTTTGGggacaattatatatataatatatattaagaatttgtcctaaaaccattttttaaataaattttttagtgaTCCATAATTAAagtattaatatttatttttgtgcttttattgttgttttttttaaaatataaaaaacaaactttttacactttgagagaaaaaaatcaccatttaaaattcaaatttttttagcaattttcctttttttttttttaatgagttatgtttgtaataataataaaaaaaatgattctttaaaaaatattaaaaaaaggttCCTGAGTTTATTTCATAAGATTaatgatcatatatttttaaaatttcgtTTTAAtcttcataattaaaattaaaatgaaataaaatcaattaaaaatataataagaaaaaaacaaacaataaaagagTAATATTTGGGGGAAAAGAAAGGTGTGaaaatgtatgtatatataggaAGTAGTAATGTGGATATTGAATTCAAAGTCAAGAGTAGCTTGTACAAGTTACCAAACAAGACGTAGGGAAATTAGGGattttatattagaaatttgaatggTGGGACCCATCTCCTTCTCTAATGGAAAATTGGAATTGGAAATTTGGAATAGTAATGAATTGCATTCCTCGCGGAGAGATAACATAAAAAGGCATTTTTCTTGCTCCACTTCGCCTCAACCCTATCATCTCTCATTCTTTCattatcttcttttccttttccaaaatattcaTCACAAGCACCaatcatatttatctttattttctttaataaatattacattttttatgtatttatctATCATcgtataaaaataataattgaaatattttgaaacagAAATAAGATCTTATTCTTAGAGTGAAACAAGAGAACGAGAACTTgaaaaaatgatggaaaggAGAGCAACACGTGGGTGAAGTAGATGAAGTGAGAGAGTGATAGAGCAAAGAGTTGGAAAGTGATTCCTGCTACCCACACAcatgtttcattttgtatattttcacCCAAAATTGCCTATCCTCCAATCCCTCTCTCTAtttatgacaaaattaaatagactAATTCGCTAACTAATTACACTTGTTGCCCCCCTGCTACTAATACCACACCAATATTATTCTCTAAGACCATTACAACATCTAACTTGATGTGATATCTAATGGTAAAAAGAGTAAAAGGGGTTCTTTAATTAGACTTTTTTCGTCAAAGAGAAAATTTCACCCAACCATGAGCAAGGGCCTAATTCATGTTGATGGGGGTAAGTCTTTCACTCTCAGTCAATAAATGAGTGAAGTAAAAGGACTTATCTACCAATAGCCACCAAAAAGATATAGTTCCTTTTAGAATAAGCATGTAATTGAAGAAAATCAGAAGCATATCATGTGCATCTTAAGGCACAATgtcatatatatttgattgaaaGTTTAGACTGATGTACAGATAACTAAGAGCCTACTTGGCTTCACTTTctaaatacttaaaaatttgtttttgagttGATCAAACAGGCTCTTTAAGGCAGGCCACATTTGaatctaaaaataatctaaaggTTATTCTCCCCGACAACATCGGATCACTTACATATAGTCCTTCGTGGATCTGTGTTGGTGAGAAAAGAAACACTCTCATACTACAATAGGCAAAAGATAACACGACGACATAGAATTAGCTGTGGTGACCTTAGCAAATTTGTTGTAGCATTCTTCCACTAATAGTGATGGAAACGGTTTTCTTGTTTGgctaagaagaaaaaacaagtacTTTCTAGATTACTTTTAATTTGGGTTCCTACTTTATTGATCTCATTGATCCTGATAACACAAAGAACAAGGAAGTAAATGCCAGTGTATTTTCCTATACCTTACAATTGCTATTGTACTTGTCAATGTTTGAACCCAGAACCCAGTGAGTATTactataaaaaagaaactatcacacatcaacaagaaaaatgaagagagtTTGGGGTCCTAGGAATTAAGCCAGAAAAAAGGTTGCTTGTGAAGACAAAGTTTGAGTGCCTCTGATGTTCCACTCGCTGAAGTTGTGATGAAAGTTGTAGCAAGTCAATGGAGTGCGTTCATAGGAAATGTTAGCTTTAGGATTTGCCAAACCTGATCTATGAAGAACTCTACCAGGAATCTGAAAGGTGACAGTTCGATCACTACTTCCACACGTCAGTATGTGACGACCCATTTGATATTCTATTATTTGTTGAGAATAATGAtgaatatataacaaatcttAGAAATATCATCGTATTATTTGAAGCGACATCTAGTctgaaattcaatttgttaaAGTCTACCATATCTCCCATATAAATGTTGACAACTGCAGAACTGATGTTGTGACTAATCTTTGAGGCTTAAAAAAACAGTATCTTCCTATTCTTTACCTTGGAGTCCCGTTAGGTATAAAACCTTCTTCAGCATCTTTTTGGGAGAATATCACCGAAAAAGTTTATAAGAAATTGAACAGCTGGAAATTCTCatcatatatttcaaaagggGAAAACTGACTCTCATGAGATCCACTCTTACCAGTTTGCCCACATATCAACTATCGATTTTTAAAGCTCCAGTTGGCATCGgtaaaaagattgaaaaatacTGGGAATTTTTTTgtggaagaacaaaaatgaagataagCTTACCCACCTCCTTAGATGGTCTTAAATAACTCTTCCTATTGAAAAGGGTGGTTTAGGTATTCATAGAATGGAAGATACAAATTTCTTCTTATGCAACTGGTTATGGAGATTCCATGCCAAAGTCGATCTCctatggaaaaaaattatcacaGCCAAATATAACCAGTCTTTCAGTGGAGAGCTGCCTACATGTGGGAAATATAGTTATCTTTGAAAGCTCCTTGAAGAAATATTATCAAAGGTGTAGACTCGTATAATGCACAAATCAAATGGACTGTCAACAAATGTGAAAAATCTCTCATTTTGGAAGGAAAATTGGTGTGAGATCAGTCCCTTATACAAACACAAACCAAGACTATTTGCCTAATCTACCATACAAAATGGCTCTGTACAAGACATGTGGAATAATAGCATTTTGGATTAGGATATCAAACCGAGAAGACCTCTTCGAAATTGTGAACATCGGCAGTGGAATGAGATCaagcaaaatttcatataccCGAACAACAGTAGAGGCGTTGACTCTCCTGTTTGGAAATTGAACATGGACGGTAAATTCTCTGTTGCTTCGGTAAAGAAAGCCATTTCCAGCTTGAACCAAGGAGATAGATTAATATTGATGGAAAAATCTTATCACTCAACTGTAGAAATCCAAAATACCCAAAAAATCTCATTTCTTCGTATAGTCGCTCTACACTGTTGTATTAATACTGCTGACATTCTTGAGAGAAAGATAACTGAGCCCATTGGTGTTTTTTATGTAAAAGACGCTTATAGGAGATTGATCATATTTTCATATCATGCCATACAACTATAATTCTCTAGAACAAGCTTGAAAGTCTTCTTGAATGGAAACCTTTGCTCAATATAAAGGAACACAACAAAAAGGTATCATCATTTTCAATACCATTGCATCTGTATTGTGGTTCATATCCTTggagagaaataaaattaaatcacatTTTCAAGGACAAAGGAAAACcgataattaatttttgggaAGACATCTTCTCACTTTCGGGTGGGACTAGCAATTCCTCTATGTTTGGAAATGATAGTGCCTCTTCTATAACTATCGATCTCTTTTGTTATGGACTTAAATCTACCTTTTAGCTTTAGCTCTTTTGTATCGTTTTTGGACCTTTGCTGATCATGTACTACATTCttcttatattaataaaagcGAGAATGATGAAAGTGTTAAGAGGGTTGTCTAGTGGAAATATTTACCAtagttcttctttttttaaaaaaataattatgaaagttTAGAATAGAAATGAATCATATGGTGATAGGctgtttctatattttaatgtcttagcttgttttttttttcacgatGTTTTACTGGAGATAATTAGTATCTGATTCTTTTTGTCATTATgcttaattagtttaaatgaTAATTAGCATCTTGTTTTGGAACCTTTAGTGAATGATTATTGGATTTGTGTTCTGCTGCCCTCTAACATTGTAAAATATGTgatattgtttcattttcatttgttaattCAACTTCTTAAAGGCATGCAGGCGTTGGGAGTGCAAAGGGCTGTTTTGGAGGAGTGGACCAGACTTTACCAATATGATCAAACCTAGCAGTGTTCATTGTGGCATTGTGAGTTTCCTTTACGACCTGATAGTTTTGCCCTTAATTTCTACGTTTTCTCTATTCTTATCTCTAAACCCCATTAAGGATTCAATTCTTAAATGTGAATTCCAATGTAAAGTGTTGAATATTTATATTCGTTTGGGACAGTTCATTTTAACAAAACTTTACATGTCTTATAAGAATAACTAATAAGAATATTATTGGAActcttttacattttatttaggAAGTTCTGTCTCTCATGAGAATAAACATCACACTGTGTttcttctaaatatatatgctCGTTTTGCCGCCAtgttttatcatattttttgcAATAATGTAAACAATCTTTATTCATTTGGACTTGGGATATATTTCATTCACTGGTTTTTAcactttctaattttatgaACTTACCACTCACTAGGCTTTGAGCTCATGCTTTCCAAGGTAAAGGCCAAGTTCCGAGCTGCCCGCTTTGAGCGTCAAACCACATATTTGTAGACACTACAGCATCttacgtgtgtgtgtgtattggAGTAGTCCATCACAAGGATGGTCAGGTTTGATGAATGTCATGCTGCTAAGATATGTCTATTTTGATTAATTGCTGATTAGTTTGTAATTCTTATTGTAACTGAGTTTcaatattgtatttaaaattggaatctGGCTAATACCGATGCAATTGTGTGATGAAACACACTTGGTGTTTATTTTGAGGTGGTAGAacttataaatgtatttttcattCTGTAGTTACTCTGCGTTTTTCAGGGGAGACTATCAAAATTTTGGGAGAACTTTATAAAAACTGGTTTTGTGTATCTTTCctttgagaaaatgttttcaGAAAGTATCTTCAACGTCATGATCATCTAGGTTTAGAGCCATAAAAAACAAGCATGAAAGCTGCTTAAGCTTTTAGATGAATTCTCTCCGTTTGTTCTGATCACATAGGAAGATAGAGAGATATAATATTGATGGGCTTTATTTCACTTTGAACCCAGCCCACTTTTCTGTTTTAGCTTAATGTTTGTTTACcgtaattataattgatgatcatttttgaaataataattaaaaatataaaacatttaaaacaaattgcaaatatagtaaaactatcgataatagacttgtatcacggatagatttgtatgatctatctagatcaatatttataacatgatctatcggtgatagacttctatcgttgatagaatttgataaattttgctacatttgtaaattttttaaaatgttattatatacttaattattttgcatctaatggataaatttgcaactatccctttTCTTGATGCAATTGATTCATTAACAAAGTGAGTGTGACGGGCAACAATCACTGAAACgaaaagttatatttgagCTCTACGATTCTACTTCAAAAATCTTTATATATTCATTgtttttatacaattttaatgtaaatcataaaattaaaatttagcaGAGGCGGTCGTCAAAGTTGGTTACGATAAGATAAAATCGTTGGAAACATTAGAAGGAAgagtttatattatttgaatcacTAGggttttaattacttttaccATATAGCTAGCAGAGTGAaggttaattaaaataaccCTTACTCCCCACTGCTTGAACACATGCACCCATATCAAATGTTGTTTGATTATAGGCTAAATAGCCCCACTCAACTACTCACCCCAAGATGTAGCCCTCAACACCTCTAATAGGCCGGTAAGAGATGGAACTTTTAACCTTTAGGTAATTAGGTATTCTTATGGCTCATATTTATGTTGTAACtgcataattaaattaaccaaCCCAATAAAGACGAATTAATCATTTTACGTTGAGTTGTATACTCTTCCTTTAGATCATAAATTATAGGTTTAATTCATATTTACTCCAtaaattttgcatatatttacttcataatcttttcaaacaaatgTCTTAATAAATCTCTGTagttcaaaataaattgtgtGTGTATAAAGGGTGTTGTACTGCAATACACATGAGATGTACATGCAAACAAAACAATGTTACCATGATGCGTTCTAGAGAACACACACTATATATCAgcattcatacaaaatgattATACAAACAGTTCTTATGTCCCCCAGTTTCTTATGAACCCATCTTTAAATGCATGAACTTAACTACCACACAACAAAacttggaaagaaaaaatcttcaaagatgaaaacaaattagatGAGGATATATATGGTCATGCACTTAGTCCTTTACTATTATAAATTGCATTGGGAAATGACCACTTCATTTCTTACCCCCAACCATTTTCTTGGATGTTGCACCCCCATTTGAATAAAAGTCTTGACCCTTCTAAATGAAGAGGAGAAATTATTGGACCCCTGAAATGATCTAAACTGTAAACCCTCAGAgtgtattaattaaaaggaaacaaacaaaagtaaatttaaatcacTGCGGTGTTGTGATTGGGGAGATTGAAGAGGCCGAGATGATCAGAGTGCCGCCAACACAaagtcaatttttattattaacataACATAAGAAAAGATTAAAGAGTCAATGGAGAATCTTGCTGTGTTCTGATATATATGCATTTTGACTCTTTAattcttcattcatttattcattttttagaaaaaagatctTTGACATTTATTAATCGGTGcgaaatattttcaaataacagACAATATTGGTTATCTAACTCTAAAAAAGAGACATTTCTTCCTACAAAGAGAAAGTATTTGTACGTTGCCTGAGTTTCAactctttttacttttaagtttataattCTGTTTAGATACTTTGTAAATTAAAGATAAGTAACGTAATTtgcttaaaaaagaaaaatggttgctTTCTGTACCCacagattttattttcttcagaaggaaaagaaatggtgAGAAATCAAAGGTCTGTGTCCTTTTCGTAAGGACAGCGTAAACTgaacataaataaatggagaaattaaaaaaatttcgtacaaaagaaaattaaatacgtttttatttttcatttatacttACTTAAACAGTTTAAGACACgcaatctaatttttttctaattcacATTTAAAACTAGTCATTGAAATGAATACATCAATTCATAAAAGGGGTTAAGGATTAGAAtagaaatttaagaaataatgttaaaggtaatttcattttttcttctttactcGGTGGAAGGTCACCTACAATCCAACCGAACCGACTACTAGTAATTGTAATATTTGCATGCTAACGGCAATGGACCAAAAATacgaaatataaaaaatgaatcacAAATTCAATTAATGCCAACCACAGTGGCCGCCTAACCAAAATTACATTGGTCAACTTTCCAATTTCCCAAATACACACAATTACCTTCAATTCCTTCCCTATAAATACTCTCTCAaaactcttcatcttcttcatattcCAACACCTAAATTACCCAAAATCCACTCCTTATCTAtctttagaaaaatatcaaatggCTGTTTTTCCAAGGCTTCTTTTGAAGCTCATAGAATGTGTTTTGTACCAACTCTTAGCCAATTCATGTTACAAAGCAgctaaaaaagtaaaacaatatGGTTTTACCTTTACTTCCCTTTTTGTTACTACAAACCCATCTCTCAAAACACCCAGtaataattcttcttcttcttctttttaccCTCACGTCTCCAAATGTAGCCTTAAAAACAGAGCATCCCAAACTCTTGTTTGTGATTTAAATGTACTTTTAAACTCCTCAAAAACCTACTCTTTTTTCCCTTATTTCATGCTTGTTTCCTTTGAAGGTGGCACCATTTTTAGAGCTTTAATCTTGCTTATTTCGTGGCCATTTCTTTGTCTCTTGGACTGGGAATCCAAATTCAAAGCtatgattttcatttctttttgtggGCTACCAATTAAGGACATGACCAATGTTAGTAAGGCTGTTCTCCCTAAGTTTTTTCTTGAGAATCTCAACCTCCATGTTTTTGAAGTCTTTCAAGCTACTGGCTCTAAGGTTGTGTTTACTAGTGCTCCTAGAGTTATGGTGGAAGggtttttgagaaattatttgaatgtTAACGATGTCGTAGGGACTGAATTGCAAACTTATGGACGTTACTACACTGGTCTTCTGTCTCAAAATGGTTTGCTTGTCAAACATAAAGCTTTACTTGAGTATTTTGGAGAACAGAAGCCTGATCTTGGTATTGGATCTCCAAATCTTCATGATCAtcttttcatctctctttGCAAGGtaatttcattataatttcttcttaatttttatttcggTTATTACATGAATATTATTGTTGAGGGACACGTACATATATAcagttaattaaattgattggaatatatataatatgtgtgAATATCTATCAGTTTGGCTCCACTATTTAATTCTGCTACCTAAGCTTGAAAGTCTATCCAGTGTATTAATAATACTACAAAAtacaccctttttttttattagtctGTCAGACCAAGTTCTTGAATATTCATGTCAGTGTGTTTTCTGTTGTCCGATTTTTCACTAAATCGATGAGAGAATTtgcccaaaaaaaaaaagagatctTACCTGCCTTCTGATAATACATtcaatatagttttaaattcaaaatacaagTTTGATGGAAAATCCGTACACGAAGATGTAGTAGATGGAGTCATGAAGAAAAATCAGCCAGCccattaattttcatttctttagatTCACATTCATTCACAGcagtgttttcttttcttcttgatgGAGTATgcactaaaaaacaaaaattaaacaaaaaaagtggGCCAGAGAAGGCAGCTGCTATTATATAATGACATGAACAACCACCATCACGTACTGTATGTCTAATATCTGTAATATATTTTGACAGGAAGGATATGTTGTGAacaaggaggaggagaagaaaaaaggagaagtAGTAGGGAGAGAAAGATATCCAAAGCCATTAATATTTCACGATGGAAGATTAGCATTTTTACCAACTCCATTTGCAAGTCTTTGCACATTCCTATGGATTCCTTTTGGTATTTTGCTAGCAATTTACAGAATTTCACTAGGCATTTTCCTTCCTTACAAATTGGGTCTTTGTTTAGGCCATTGGAGTGGGTTAAACGTAACTCTAAAAGGATACACAACGACGAAAACGACGAAGACGACAACAAAAAAAGGAGGAGTTCTATTTGTTTGTAGCCACAGAACACTCTTAGACCCCGTTTTTTTAAGCGCATTAATTGGTAAACCATTAGTTGCTGTTACATATAGTTTAAGCAAATTCTCAGAAGTCATAGCTCCAATTAAAACAGTGAGATTgagtagagagagagagaaagatggtaaaaaaatgcaaaaattaCTCGAACAAGGGGATTTGGTTGTTTGTCCTGAAGGGACGACATGTCGAGAGCCGTATTTGTTGAGATTTAGTCCACTTTTTGCTGAATTGACAGATGAAATAGTACCTGTTGCTGTGGATTCATGGGTTAGTATGTTCTATGGGACAACAGCAAGTGGATTAAAATGGCTGGATCCAATATTCTTTTTGATGAATCCAAGAGCTAGTTATCATATGGTTGTTCTTCCTAAGAttccaaaggaaaaaacatgTGGTGGTGGAGGAAAATCAAGTTACGAAGTTGCTAATTATGTTCAAAGACAATTGGGTGATGTTTTGGGATTTCAATGTACTAACCTTACTAGAAAGGATAAGTATTTGATGTTGGCTGGGAATGAAGGTGTTGTACTACAACATCATCACCAAAACTCCtcaaaaacaacaacatagatttttctcttttcctctttttcttgtttggtaTAAATCCAAATTGATATCATGAGCAGCAGCTtctattaattgtttttttgtgCTACGTTGTTTATGTTCATCATGAACTTGTTTTTACATGGATTTTGTGATAATTAAATGTCACATTTGGTATCTAGTTTTTGTGCATTTCTTCTCAATAATCAAGTTCTAAATCTAACAATTTATGCTCAAAgagtatattaattaaatgtggAAATTAAAAGTCTTGATAATGATAATGCTAGTATAGTACCCATACGTACACTTAatttgcaaaatttgaaataataatatggtgGCTAGCTAGATTATCGAGAGATTACATCcatcttattttaaataaatgtatatattaaatatcagtTTGAATTGAGATTTAGTGGAATATTTGAGATGTTGATTGACTGAgaactaaaaaatatgttgaacaaaaattttaattaaataaattaaatgaaaatgttggTTGTTTGGTGTATGTACACACCATGTATTGATTTGATCGATGTACTTGATTTTTCTAagtgttatttaatttgaatcaCATAGTTTCAATTATTACACTTTtagagttttgttttaatttaatcgttaaatattgaaaagttaTCAGTTTATTCGTGAaatgttttagtttaatttgttttaaatctagtaaatttttagtttgtaaGTTTTGAGGGTAAGATTAGGACTTTCATCCTCTTTTgttctttccattttattataatcttaccattgatttgtttttacttttcttttcacatgATTTCAAggttttaagatttaaattttcatacttTAATCTTCactaaatattcattttttttaaaaagaattatctCTATTAATTAaggaacattttcaaatatagtaaaataaactaaaatttttatgagaataacaaaataaattaaaatatttaaaagttataatataattttggattctattaacGATAGtcactgatagacttctatcacgGTTTATCAATGTTATTGATAGTAAAATATGTCAGTgactatcaatatctattgtTGGTAGAATCtcaaatttttgctatatgttgtaaatattttgtcaaatttacttttttgacaattctccaatttacaaactatagtaaaattttagattttagtaaTGATAGAAACttataaacttctatcactgTCTATCAATGTTAGTTATAGAAGCAtttcaatgtctattattgatagagtttgaaattatgttatatgttgtaaatattttgttgaattttctatttttgacaataCCTTATTAattgacttaaaagaattataattaataaagctttgagatatttataaatatagaaattacattaaaaataattaagtatataaaaataatttaaaaaatttacaaatataaccaaacatgtcaaagtctatcaataGACC
This DNA window, taken from Cucumis sativus cultivar 9930 chromosome 6, Cucumber_9930_V3, whole genome shotgun sequence, encodes the following:
- the LOC101214551 gene encoding glycerol-3-phosphate acyltransferase 1, producing the protein MAVFPRLLLKLIECVLYQLLANSCYKAAKKVKQYGFTFTSLFVTTNPSLKTPSNNSSSSSFYPHVSKCSLKNRASQTLVCDLNVLLNSSKTYSFFPYFMLVSFEGGTIFRALILLISWPFLCLLDWESKFKAMIFISFCGLPIKDMTNVSKAVLPKFFLENLNLHVFEVFQATGSKVVFTSAPRVMVEGFLRNYLNVNDVVGTELQTYGRYYTGLLSQNGLLVKHKALLEYFGEQKPDLGIGSPNLHDHLFISLCKEGYVVNKEEEKKKGEVVGRERYPKPLIFHDGRLAFLPTPFASLCTFLWIPFGILLAIYRISLGIFLPYKLGLCLGHWSGLNVTLKGYTTTKTTKTTTKKGGVLFVCSHRTLLDPVFLSALIGKPLVAVTYSLSKFSEVIAPIKTVRLSREREKDGKKMQKLLEQGDLVVCPEGTTCREPYLLRFSPLFAELTDEIVPVAVDSWVSMFYGTTASGLKWLDPIFFLMNPRASYHMVVLPKIPKEKTCGGGGKSSYEVANYVQRQLGDVLGFQCTNLTRKDKYLMLAGNEGVVLQHHHQNSSKTTT